A section of the Chryseobacterium scophthalmum genome encodes:
- a CDS encoding T9SS type A sorting domain-containing protein — translation MKKLYMSAFFVCTTAVVYAQDVVWQKDIKSSTQDFLSQVTTTVDQQYLVTGSSIQAAGKTAMTSVASKQNNGYDFHLVKLNQQGEEVWEKYFSGQNHDFLSATVATQEGGFLLAGTSFSGKGLDKKDASKGGSDIWLIRINEFGDELWQKTLGTSQDEEARSVIQTADFGFMIAGNIQNAANGFGSKDVTVTRLDKNGKVLSELIVGGRGLDEVEKMIPTPDGGALLGIYSRSSELRDSSSEGNSGSNETSNPVSQTSKSSPNFGEGDYWVIKLSKDNKIEWEKNFGGKGDDHLRTMVFTSSGYIIGGESRSEKSGNKTVGIEEGTDVWLISLNTKGEEQWQKSYNFKNRDILMGMNVINTRDGKNSKGVLLGGYTQAEGRIEADDETFWMLYIDNNGNEQWRKHVKGESRKKEERLSDLKMNKDGSIVLAGTSAEELGKENWKIVKLGDQQIDQLIEKQNIKIYPNPVSDYAYVEIGFDFKEADIILYDMGGRQLQSLKTKNKITKINTQNLIQGAYLIVVKTDTDKTANAKLIKK, via the coding sequence ATGAAAAAACTCTACATGAGTGCATTTTTCGTATGCACAACTGCTGTAGTATATGCTCAGGATGTGGTATGGCAGAAAGATATTAAATCTTCTACACAGGATTTTCTTTCACAAGTCACCACAACAGTCGACCAGCAATATCTTGTGACAGGTAGCAGTATTCAGGCAGCAGGTAAAACTGCAATGACATCTGTAGCTTCAAAGCAGAATAACGGTTACGACTTTCATTTAGTTAAATTAAATCAACAGGGAGAAGAAGTCTGGGAAAAATATTTTTCAGGACAAAATCATGACTTTTTATCGGCAACAGTGGCTACCCAAGAAGGAGGATTTCTTTTAGCAGGAACTTCTTTTTCTGGAAAAGGTTTAGACAAAAAAGATGCTTCAAAGGGAGGATCTGATATCTGGCTGATTAGAATCAACGAATTCGGAGATGAATTATGGCAGAAAACTTTAGGCACATCGCAGGACGAAGAAGCAAGATCTGTGATTCAGACTGCCGATTTTGGTTTTATGATCGCTGGAAATATTCAGAATGCTGCCAACGGATTCGGATCGAAAGATGTTACGGTAACAAGACTTGATAAAAACGGAAAAGTACTTTCAGAATTAATTGTAGGCGGAAGAGGTCTGGATGAAGTCGAAAAAATGATTCCTACACCGGATGGAGGAGCGCTATTGGGAATCTATTCAAGGAGTTCCGAGTTACGGGATTCGAGTTCAGAGGGAAACAGTGGTAGTAACGAAACCTCGAATCCTGTATCACAAACCTCCAAATCCAGCCCCAACTTTGGAGAAGGCGATTATTGGGTAATCAAACTCAGCAAAGACAACAAAATAGAATGGGAAAAGAATTTCGGAGGTAAAGGAGATGATCATTTAAGAACCATGGTTTTTACATCATCTGGATACATTATTGGCGGAGAATCGAGATCTGAGAAATCAGGAAATAAAACGGTTGGAATTGAAGAAGGAACTGATGTCTGGCTGATCTCTTTAAACACGAAAGGTGAAGAACAATGGCAGAAATCTTACAATTTTAAGAACCGTGATATTCTGATGGGAATGAATGTGATCAACACAAGAGATGGCAAAAACTCAAAAGGAGTTTTACTTGGAGGTTATACTCAGGCAGAAGGAAGAATTGAAGCAGATGATGAAACATTCTGGATGCTTTATATCGATAATAATGGTAACGAACAGTGGAGAAAACATGTGAAAGGAGAATCGAGAAAGAAAGAAGAAAGGCTTTCTGATCTGAAGATGAATAAAGACGGGTCGATTGTATTAGCAGGAACAAGCGCTGAAGAACTAGGCAAAGAAAACTGGAAGATCGTAAAGCTTGGAGATCAACAGATTGATCAGTTAATCGAAAAACAGAATATTAAAATCTATCCTAATCCTGTTTCAGATTATGCCTATGTGGAAATTGGGTTTGATTTTAAAGAAGCAGACATTATTCTTTATGATATGGGTGGAAGACAATTACAAAGTCTGAAAACAAAGAATAAGATTACAAAAATTAACACACAGAATTTGATTCAGGGAGCTTATTTAATCGTTGTGAAAACGGATACTGATAAAACTGCGAATGCTAAATTGATTAAAAAATAA
- a CDS encoding peroxidase, FMP-type — MLKRNKEIFGQENQFSKAAAPNQDQDPKGYLANLMNGYSKRLIDDPVRPFSEENLQEIANNVDYGVLEALNGTWVSYNANYNTNIGRPSLGSGIHTTIMPSPGTNPSTIPGKFSFDTEEYIEKLTFEIVPGGVRNRGGATELFCGAVKYDQTIKSVNKVEGNPDLQYAGIHEENGMYLWLSDVYNYAATKETIEKDRGIHAFSTEDFEKYGYKGEYRNEPLVEVKDENGHSSYILLSQLKEGQKYYEIIPAQEIKPMDGITGPYFIPDYSISRSGVIPHGSTITVLGDITPESVDKKIYYLRKGTPKFPTGIATWDPPHLAISPTMGGGGGPINLDEPAPAWVHETLNDENDPGSNKIYTQRILADELYPYCVRPDMRLRDTLREQTVANYVLIQMSSKMPTGAQGGILNVPFVNRFVPTVEIEFNLWIETVIEDGKEILQLQYEQIIFFEFDFGNDGGTTSWPHIQVNTLRKIEDIPADQRKVIEEQFFNAPSAMSMTTPASVTERVVNPPSGCPYHKG, encoded by the coding sequence ATGTTAAAAAGAAATAAAGAAATTTTTGGACAGGAAAATCAGTTTTCAAAAGCTGCTGCTCCAAATCAGGATCAAGACCCAAAAGGTTATCTTGCCAATTTAATGAACGGATACTCGAAACGTTTGATTGATGATCCCGTAAGACCTTTTAGTGAAGAAAATCTTCAGGAAATTGCAAATAATGTTGATTATGGTGTTTTGGAAGCGCTAAACGGTACTTGGGTAAGTTATAATGCCAATTACAATACAAACATCGGCAGACCTTCTCTGGGAAGCGGAATACATACTACCATTATGCCTTCTCCGGGTACAAATCCAAGTACAATTCCCGGAAAATTCAGCTTTGATACGGAAGAATATATTGAAAAATTAACCTTCGAAATCGTTCCTGGTGGTGTTCGTAACCGTGGTGGTGCAACTGAATTATTTTGTGGTGCCGTAAAATACGATCAAACCATTAAAAGTGTAAATAAAGTAGAAGGAAATCCAGATTTGCAATACGCTGGAATTCATGAAGAAAACGGAATGTATCTTTGGTTAAGTGATGTCTACAATTATGCAGCAACGAAAGAAACCATAGAAAAAGACCGTGGAATTCATGCATTTTCTACCGAAGATTTTGAAAAATACGGATACAAAGGAGAATACAGAAATGAGCCATTGGTCGAAGTAAAAGACGAAAACGGCCATTCTTCATACATTCTTTTGAGCCAGTTGAAAGAAGGACAGAAATATTATGAAATTATTCCGGCACAGGAAATTAAACCAATGGATGGAATCACGGGGCCTTATTTTATCCCTGACTACTCTATCTCAAGAAGTGGCGTTATTCCACACGGAAGCACAATTACTGTGTTGGGAGATATTACCCCTGAAAGTGTCGATAAGAAAATATATTATCTTAGAAAAGGTACCCCAAAATTTCCTACCGGTATTGCAACTTGGGATCCTCCTCATCTTGCGATTTCCCCTACCATGGGAGGAGGAGGAGGTCCTATTAACCTTGACGAACCAGCTCCGGCTTGGGTTCACGAAACATTAAACGATGAAAACGATCCCGGTTCAAACAAAATCTATACGCAGAGAATATTGGCAGACGAGCTATATCCTTATTGTGTAAGACCGGATATGCGATTAAGAGATACGTTGAGAGAGCAAACTGTTGCCAATTACGTCCTTATTCAGATGTCATCAAAAATGCCAACTGGTGCACAAGGCGGAATTTTAAATGTTCCTTTTGTTAATCGTTTTGTACCCACTGTAGAAATAGAATTTAACTTGTGGATTGAAACCGTGATTGAAGACGGAAAAGAAATTCTTCAGTTGCAATACGAGCAAATTATATTTTTTGAATTTGATTTTGGAAATGATGGCGGTACAACAAGCTGGCCACACATTCAGGTAAATACACTTCGAAAAATTGAGGACATTCCTGCTGATCAGAGAAAAGTAATTGAAGAGCAGTTCTTCAATGCTCCTTCTGCAATGAGTATGACAACACCTGCATCAGTTACCGAACGTGTTGTAAATCCTCCTTCAGGTTGCCCTTATCACAAAGGTTAG
- a CDS encoding sugar dehydrogenase complex small subunit, with protein MIIQKIFNVDDYYYDVFMAISESLTGFSVNELQSTGLAETYYTHILHQIEAVTFTEFLNISKDILENSTTQNQLNNAISSDILANPATQDIANSIITLWYLGTWEGAYVNDLSYKEGLVWNVMQAHPPGAKQPGFKSWGVKPVNNNS; from the coding sequence ATGATTATCCAAAAAATCTTCAACGTCGACGATTATTATTACGACGTGTTCATGGCTATCTCAGAATCTCTCACCGGATTTTCCGTGAACGAACTGCAATCTACAGGCTTAGCCGAGACTTATTACACGCATATTCTTCATCAGATAGAAGCTGTAACTTTTACAGAATTTCTGAATATTTCTAAAGATATTCTTGAAAATTCTACTACACAAAACCAACTGAATAACGCTATTTCTTCTGACATTCTTGCCAATCCTGCGACTCAGGATATTGCCAACAGTATTATCACGCTTTGGTATCTTGGAACCTGGGAAGGCGCTTACGTCAACGATTTATCTTATAAAGAAGGATTGGTCTGGAACGTAATGCAAGCTCATCCACCCGGAGCAAAACAACCTGGCTTTAAATCTTGGGGCGTAAAACCTGTAAACAACAACTCATGA
- the bioA gene encoding adenosylmethionine--8-amino-7-oxononanoate transaminase, translating into MNLQERDRAVNWHPYTQMKTADDAIPIVKGKGVYLFDDKGNKYIDAVSSWWVTLHGHAHPYIAQRVSEQLNTLEQVIFAGFTHKPAIELSENLLKLLPQNQQKVFYSDNGSTAVEVALKMCIQNAYNQGKEKTKILAFKNAYHGDTFGAMSVSGRSVWTKPFGEMLFEVIFIDIPTSENSEDLKAQISAYQDEVVCFIYEPLIQGAAGMLMYNAEDLDNLMKFCRANEILMIQDEVFTGFGRTGKLFAANYLSEKPDIMCFSKGLTGGTMPMGITTCSNEIYNAFLSDDKSKTLFHGHSFTANPLACTAALASMELLLNDETQQSILRISEQHFHFSNVLKQNTKVENVRQTGTILAWEIKNDHKTSYFNEIGKKLYDEFLSRGIVMRPLGNVMYLVPPYCINLEELNFIYENILEVLNFI; encoded by the coding sequence ATGAATTTACAAGAGCGAGACAGAGCCGTCAATTGGCATCCTTATACGCAAATGAAAACTGCAGATGATGCAATTCCTATCGTTAAAGGAAAAGGAGTTTACCTTTTTGATGATAAAGGAAATAAATATATCGATGCGGTTTCTTCATGGTGGGTGACGCTTCACGGTCATGCGCATCCTTACATTGCACAACGGGTTTCTGAACAGTTAAATACTTTAGAGCAGGTTATTTTTGCAGGTTTTACCCATAAACCGGCGATAGAGCTTTCTGAAAATTTATTGAAGCTTCTTCCTCAAAACCAGCAGAAAGTTTTCTATTCTGATAATGGCTCGACAGCGGTGGAAGTTGCTTTGAAAATGTGCATTCAAAATGCGTACAATCAGGGAAAAGAAAAAACGAAAATTTTAGCATTTAAAAACGCTTATCATGGCGATACTTTCGGGGCGATGTCAGTGAGCGGAAGAAGTGTTTGGACGAAGCCTTTCGGAGAAATGTTATTTGAAGTCATTTTTATTGATATTCCTACTTCTGAAAATAGTGAAGATCTCAAAGCTCAGATTTCAGCGTATCAGGATGAAGTCGTTTGCTTCATTTACGAACCGCTCATTCAGGGAGCTGCAGGAATGTTGATGTACAATGCTGAAGATTTGGATAACTTAATGAAATTCTGCAGAGCAAATGAAATTTTGATGATTCAGGATGAGGTTTTTACCGGCTTTGGAAGAACAGGGAAATTGTTTGCAGCTAATTATCTTTCAGAAAAACCAGACATTATGTGCTTTTCTAAAGGTTTGACAGGTGGAACGATGCCAATGGGAATTACAACTTGTTCAAACGAGATTTACAATGCTTTTTTGTCGGATGATAAATCTAAAACGTTGTTTCATGGGCATTCTTTTACGGCAAATCCGTTAGCTTGTACTGCGGCTTTAGCAAGTATGGAGCTTTTATTGAATGACGAAACTCAACAAAGTATCCTACGAATTTCGGAACAGCATTTTCATTTTTCAAATGTTTTAAAACAAAATACAAAAGTTGAAAATGTGCGACAAACCGGAACTATTTTAGCCTGGGAAATTAAAAATGATCATAAAACTTCTTATTTTAACGAGATAGGAAAAAAGTTATATGATGAGTTTCTGTCACGTGGAATTGTCATGCGTCCATTGGGAAATGTGATGTATCTGGTTCCGCCTTATTGTATCAACTTAGAAGAATTAAATTTCATTTATGAAAATATTTTAGAAGTACTGAATTTCATTTAA
- a CDS encoding ferritin-like domain-containing protein yields MRQRLINKTEPQETNISSRSSLAQNTIEAEAISLQSLLFDSTINKQDWIEGLKYHSKTLTNLLLNNQIKEFNDYLSSQFSIKISNLKPSAELSKGQLTEVKKGLTELDYRPILQDLLQTAILIEHSTIPPYLTALYSIKDGTNILASQIIRSVAVEEMLHMIMVCNVMNAVSIQPSVNRPQNYPTYPMKLPMNVDFFVGLETFSTNSIATFIAIESPSNPLVKAPKYTPEAENSALYSKSAVQENNLWTLENMKGFMMQNVHTIGEYYDVLFFYIVVFQIIAYYKANGKLPQNFEELNKGGIFTGDPAKQIRPEQYYGSGGKLHPVEALDGVIAVFQEIKGQGEGADDSIFDVDPSQFEEGAELAHYFRFKEVFHEHFYLGGDYRPFTDENGMMPVTTPPVGKELPVDWNAAYPMKPNPKMSDYQSNPQLYAQGKAFNQTYKNLLDAIQAAVEGNAKELEKSIMYMYALKEQAIGLMSQPLNSTQNAGPTFEYPAN; encoded by the coding sequence ATGAGACAAAGACTTATCAATAAAACAGAACCTCAGGAAACTAATATTTCGTCAAGAAGTTCTTTAGCCCAAAATACAATTGAGGCAGAAGCAATTTCGCTCCAGTCATTATTATTTGATTCAACAATAAATAAACAAGACTGGATTGAAGGATTAAAATACCACAGCAAAACACTCACAAACCTATTGCTAAATAATCAGATCAAAGAATTTAATGATTATTTAAGCTCACAATTCTCTATTAAAATTTCAAATTTAAAACCTTCTGCAGAGCTTTCAAAAGGGCAACTTACTGAAGTAAAAAAAGGATTAACGGAATTAGACTACCGCCCTATTTTACAGGATCTTTTGCAAACGGCAATTTTAATCGAGCATTCTACGATTCCACCTTATCTTACGGCTTTATATTCGATTAAAGACGGAACCAATATTTTAGCATCACAAATTATCAGAAGTGTTGCCGTGGAAGAAATGCTTCACATGATTATGGTTTGTAATGTAATGAATGCAGTAAGTATTCAGCCATCGGTAAACAGACCTCAGAACTACCCTACTTATCCGATGAAATTGCCGATGAATGTTGATTTTTTTGTTGGTCTGGAAACTTTTTCTACAAACAGTATTGCTACTTTTATTGCGATTGAAAGCCCAAGTAATCCTTTAGTAAAAGCTCCGAAATATACCCCTGAAGCAGAAAATTCTGCTTTATATTCTAAAAGTGCTGTTCAGGAAAATAATCTGTGGACGCTGGAAAACATGAAAGGTTTTATGATGCAGAATGTTCATACCATTGGTGAATATTATGACGTTTTATTCTTTTACATCGTTGTTTTTCAAATCATTGCTTATTATAAGGCGAACGGAAAGCTTCCGCAAAATTTTGAAGAATTAAACAAAGGCGGAATTTTCACTGGAGATCCTGCAAAACAAATTCGTCCGGAACAATATTACGGAAGCGGCGGAAAACTACATCCTGTAGAAGCTTTGGATGGAGTAATTGCTGTTTTCCAGGAAATTAAAGGACAAGGAGAAGGTGCAGACGATTCTATTTTTGATGTAGATCCTTCGCAGTTTGAAGAAGGTGCAGAATTGGCGCATTATTTCAGATTTAAAGAAGTTTTTCATGAGCATTTTTATCTTGGCGGAGACTACAGACCTTTCACCGATGAAAACGGAATGATGCCTGTAACCACTCCACCCGTAGGAAAAGAATTACCGGTTGACTGGAACGCAGCCTACCCGATGAAGCCCAATCCGAAAATGAGCGATTATCAATCGAATCCGCAATTGTACGCACAGGGAAAAGCATTTAACCAAACGTATAAAAATCTTTTAGATGCCATTCAGGCTGCAGTAGAAGGTAATGCAAAAGAATTGGAAAAATCAATCATGTACATGTACGCTTTGAAAGAACAGGCCATCGGATTAATGAGCCAGCCTTTAAATTCGACTCAAAATGCAGGACCAACTTTTGAATATCCTGCAAATTAA
- a CDS encoding GMC oxidoreductase, producing MNQKEKLQQKKDVIIVGTGIAGSLIAKLLTDHVFDTEKGKMIHRSEMNDSKTYKELSILMYEAGLEAGIELDSATSMTTYNDYIRKFYMEEAKVPNSPYPNLKQAPSPNVLDMEPIIPPFPDKKGYLVQFGPMPFASDAIRVGGGTTLHWLGTTPRMLPNDFRLKEKYGRAMDWPIDYETLKPYYEMAEFEIGVSGNVSAQEYPIKESMEEYYGKDYVFPMDEIPQSYMDQQIINGLAGTSVQLNFKNFPLMMVPSPQGRNSTPNIAYGKAKLIKANSSDSGYKLSLNNIEHEDYKALGAVWNPYMGERCEGNASCVPICPVQAKYNALKTLKKALYKVNKNENLQRNPHIQIQAQSVVYRLSVDQANQEKISKVHIRRYTSREKTDFIEEEIDTTNSVVILAANAFENPKILLNSKYTVIENGQKVEKTVANRSDQVGRNLMDHMVMLTWGLFPEPVYSYRGPGSTTNISSFRDGDFRSEFSAWISPLDNWGWSWPAFSPGSDLSEFLGQGLFGEELKDALTYRLSRQVLFHFEIEQLPNPNNRVTINDQYLDALGIPRPVINYELNEYEMRAMEQAKLASDQMFARLNIEDFTKYNATDNNTFVYNNVRYSYNGAGHIVGTHRMGDTPEDSVTNSYCKSWDHPNLYIVGAGNMTTLGTSNPTLTLSAFTIRSVESILKDLETILK from the coding sequence ATGAATCAGAAAGAAAAATTACAGCAGAAAAAAGATGTAATCATCGTGGGAACCGGAATTGCCGGATCTCTGATTGCAAAACTTTTAACCGATCATGTTTTTGATACAGAAAAAGGAAAAATGATCCACCGTTCTGAAATGAACGATTCAAAAACATATAAAGAATTATCTATTCTCATGTACGAAGCCGGTTTAGAAGCCGGAATAGAACTGGATTCCGCAACTTCTATGACGACTTACAACGATTACATCCGTAAGTTTTACATGGAAGAAGCTAAAGTTCCGAACTCGCCTTATCCGAATCTGAAACAGGCACCTTCACCCAATGTTTTAGATATGGAACCCATCATTCCACCGTTTCCTGATAAAAAAGGATATTTGGTTCAGTTCGGTCCGATGCCTTTTGCGAGTGATGCGATAAGAGTTGGAGGTGGCACTACCCTTCACTGGTTGGGAACTACACCAAGAATGCTTCCCAATGACTTTAGATTAAAAGAAAAATACGGCAGAGCAATGGATTGGCCGATTGATTATGAAACTCTAAAGCCTTACTATGAAATGGCTGAGTTTGAAATAGGAGTTTCCGGAAATGTTTCTGCTCAGGAATATCCAATCAAGGAAAGTATGGAAGAATATTATGGTAAAGATTATGTTTTTCCGATGGATGAAATTCCGCAAAGTTATATGGATCAGCAAATTATTAACGGATTAGCAGGAACTTCGGTTCAGTTGAATTTTAAGAATTTTCCGTTAATGATGGTTCCTTCGCCTCAGGGAAGAAATTCTACTCCAAATATTGCTTACGGAAAAGCAAAATTAATCAAAGCCAATTCTTCAGATTCAGGATATAAATTATCATTAAATAATATCGAACACGAAGATTACAAAGCATTGGGCGCAGTATGGAATCCTTACATGGGAGAACGTTGCGAAGGAAATGCTTCATGTGTTCCGATCTGTCCGGTTCAGGCAAAATACAACGCTTTGAAAACCCTGAAAAAAGCACTTTATAAAGTCAATAAAAACGAAAACCTGCAGAGAAATCCTCATATTCAGATTCAGGCGCAGAGTGTTGTTTACAGATTAAGTGTGGATCAGGCTAATCAGGAAAAAATTTCAAAAGTTCATATAAGAAGATACACTTCCAGAGAAAAAACAGATTTTATTGAAGAAGAAATCGACACTACAAATTCAGTTGTCATTCTTGCAGCCAATGCTTTTGAAAATCCTAAAATTCTTTTAAATTCAAAATACACCGTTATTGAAAACGGGCAAAAAGTTGAAAAAACGGTTGCCAACAGAAGTGATCAGGTAGGAAGAAATTTGATGGATCATATGGTGATGCTTACTTGGGGATTGTTTCCGGAGCCGGTTTATTCTTACAGAGGTCCCGGTTCTACAACCAATATTTCATCTTTCCGAGACGGGGATTTCAGAAGTGAATTTTCTGCATGGATTTCTCCATTAGATAATTGGGGATGGAGCTGGCCTGCTTTTTCACCGGGATCTGATCTTTCAGAATTTTTAGGACAGGGACTTTTCGGCGAAGAATTAAAAGATGCTTTAACCTATAGACTTTCGAGACAGGTTTTATTTCATTTTGAAATAGAACAGCTTCCCAATCCGAACAACAGAGTTACCATTAATGATCAATATCTTGATGCATTGGGAATTCCGCGCCCTGTTATCAATTATGAACTGAATGAATATGAAATGAGAGCAATGGAACAGGCAAAATTGGCTTCCGACCAAATGTTTGCGAGATTAAATATTGAAGATTTCACAAAGTATAACGCGACGGATAACAACACTTTTGTGTACAACAATGTGAGATATTCTTACAACGGAGCCGGTCATATCGTGGGAACTCACAGAATGGGCGACACGCCGGAGGATTCTGTAACCAACAGTTATTGTAAATCCTGGGATCACCCGAATTTATATATCGTTGGTGCAGGAAACATGACCACTTTAGGAACTTCAAATCCTACATTAACCTTATCAGCATTCACAATACGTTCGGTAGAATCTATATTGAAGGATCTGGAAACAATTTTAAAATAG